One stretch of Vibrio kanaloae DNA includes these proteins:
- a CDS encoding glycerophosphodiester phosphodiesterase family protein — protein sequence MKQILKGSIALILGMSSITAWAAAEPANLGPRPLFLVNNMDESPLKTKLLSCSEGPFHRSDFSIGHRGAAMQFPEHTKESYLAAIQMGAGVVECDVTFTKDKALVCRHSQSDLHTTTDVLAHPDLAKKCSTPFTPANPATGEDAQVECRTSDFTLAEFKTLKGKMDGANPKATTVEEYMNGTPGWRTDLYSQSGTLMTHAESAALFKEYGVKVTPELKSAAVDMPFNGFSQEMYAQKLVDELKEAGFKPSETYLQSFNLDDVKYWINETPKFGKQAVYLDDRVYEQADFVASVENMKELHDAGVNIIAPPLFALVDLDKNNELVASNYAKLAKDADLDIIAWTLERSGPLAQGGGWYYKSVKDGINNDGDMMKMLDVLAQDVGVMGVFSDWPATVTYYANCMDSDA from the coding sequence ATGAAGCAAATACTGAAAGGTTCGATTGCTCTGATACTCGGTATGAGTTCAATAACGGCATGGGCCGCTGCAGAACCAGCAAACTTAGGACCTCGTCCCCTCTTTTTAGTCAACAATATGGATGAGAGCCCTTTGAAAACTAAGCTGTTGAGTTGCAGCGAAGGACCTTTTCATCGTAGTGATTTTTCTATTGGGCATCGCGGAGCTGCTATGCAGTTTCCAGAGCATACTAAGGAATCCTATTTGGCGGCGATTCAAATGGGCGCTGGTGTCGTCGAATGTGATGTGACCTTCACCAAAGATAAGGCGTTGGTATGTCGCCATTCGCAAAGTGATCTGCACACCACGACCGATGTATTAGCGCACCCAGATCTTGCTAAGAAGTGCTCAACCCCTTTTACACCAGCTAATCCAGCGACAGGTGAAGATGCTCAAGTTGAGTGCCGTACTTCTGATTTCACGCTGGCTGAGTTTAAGACGCTCAAAGGTAAAATGGATGGTGCGAACCCAAAAGCCACCACGGTTGAAGAGTACATGAATGGCACTCCTGGCTGGAGAACCGATCTTTACAGCCAAAGTGGCACACTGATGACACACGCAGAAAGTGCAGCACTGTTTAAAGAGTACGGCGTGAAGGTCACTCCTGAATTGAAATCAGCAGCGGTAGATATGCCTTTCAATGGATTTAGCCAAGAGATGTATGCGCAGAAGTTGGTGGATGAACTGAAAGAGGCGGGCTTCAAGCCTTCTGAGACTTACCTGCAGTCATTCAACTTGGATGATGTGAAGTATTGGATAAATGAGACGCCGAAGTTCGGCAAACAAGCGGTTTATCTTGATGACCGTGTTTATGAGCAAGCGGACTTTGTCGCGTCTGTTGAGAACATGAAGGAACTGCACGATGCGGGTGTGAATATCATCGCACCACCTCTGTTTGCTCTGGTTGATTTAGACAAAAACAACGAACTGGTTGCGTCTAATTACGCCAAGCTTGCTAAGGATGCAGACCTCGACATTATCGCTTGGACACTGGAACGTTCTGGCCCGCTAGCGCAAGGCGGTGGTTGGTACTACAAGAGTGTGAAAGACGGCATCAACAATGATGGCGATATGATGAAAATGCTTGATGTGCTGGCACAAGATGTGGGTGTGATGGGTGTATTCAGCGATTGGCCTGCAACGGTAACTTATTACGCTAACTGCATGGACAGTGACGCATAG